The following are encoded together in the Streptomyces rapamycinicus NRRL 5491 genome:
- a CDS encoding MFS transporter encodes MTVTGTPCDTDTDTNTDTATDAATDPAITTHRRRAFALLGSVQITLIFTLAAIAVPLPEIGRAFGLERADLILLSAAYGLTFAGLLLFGGRLSDRYGGRRTLTAGLILFAAASAAVPFAPGIGALLAARFAQGAGAALIAPAAMTVLRAVFPAPAAYGKAMATWGGLSVLGATAGNLLSGVIAELLSWRWSFAVPPAVALAALVLAPRLLPDTPPGRGRALDLPGALLATAGITLASYGLVATDALPWSSAGVLAPLLIGAALLIAFWYAERRAGDPLLPPRFLLDRRRALALAAIAFSACATATTFVTLSLHLQQDRDWSPLRTSAAFVPFAIALLTSGRAAGPLIARFGPRVVTAAGLATAGAGLVLLALTGLDPHTPYASALLPGLVLLPAGAAASFAGAAVLTTHGVPHERTGLAGGVLNTAMELGPTVVFAIVLTFGSDAVSLAATGAALAVVAALNLHVQRSRPSRPSRPSSLTQGATQ; translated from the coding sequence ATGACCGTCACCGGCACCCCGTGCGACACCGATACCGACACCAACACAGACACAGCCACAGACGCAGCCACAGACCCCGCCATCACGACCCACCGTCGCCGGGCCTTCGCCCTGCTCGGCTCCGTCCAGATCACCCTGATCTTCACGCTCGCGGCGATCGCCGTGCCGCTGCCCGAGATCGGCCGGGCCTTCGGCCTGGAGCGGGCCGATCTGATTCTGCTCAGCGCCGCCTATGGGCTGACCTTCGCCGGACTGCTGCTCTTCGGCGGGCGCCTCTCCGACCGCTACGGCGGGCGGCGGACCCTCACCGCCGGGCTCATCCTCTTCGCCGCCGCCTCGGCCGCCGTCCCGTTCGCCCCCGGTATCGGGGCCCTGCTCGCGGCCCGGTTCGCCCAGGGCGCGGGGGCGGCCCTCATAGCGCCCGCCGCCATGACCGTGCTGCGCGCCGTCTTCCCCGCTCCCGCCGCCTACGGCAAGGCGATGGCGACCTGGGGCGGGCTCTCCGTGCTCGGCGCGACCGCGGGCAATCTGCTCTCCGGCGTCATAGCCGAGCTGCTGTCCTGGCGCTGGAGCTTCGCCGTACCGCCGGCGGTGGCCCTGGCCGCGCTCGTCCTCGCACCCCGGCTGCTGCCGGACACCCCGCCGGGACGGGGCCGGGCGCTCGATCTGCCGGGCGCGCTGCTGGCCACGGCCGGAATCACGCTCGCCAGCTACGGGCTCGTGGCCACAGACGCCCTGCCCTGGTCGTCGGCCGGGGTGCTGGCGCCCCTGCTCATCGGGGCCGCGCTGCTCATCGCGTTCTGGTACGCGGAGCGCCGGGCGGGCGATCCGCTGCTGCCGCCCCGCTTCCTGCTGGACCGGCGGCGGGCGCTCGCCCTCGCGGCCATCGCGTTCAGCGCCTGCGCGACCGCGACGACCTTTGTGACCCTCTCGCTCCATCTCCAGCAGGACCGTGACTGGTCGCCGCTGCGGACCTCGGCCGCCTTTGTGCCGTTCGCCATCGCCCTGCTCACCTCGGGCCGGGCGGCCGGGCCGCTGATAGCCCGCTTCGGCCCCCGCGTCGTCACCGCCGCCGGGCTGGCCACGGCCGGGGCCGGGCTGGTGCTGCTCGCCCTCACCGGACTCGACCCGCACACCCCGTACGCCTCCGCGCTGCTGCCGGGGCTGGTGCTCTTGCCGGCCGGTGCCGCCGCCTCCTTCGCCGGGGCCGCCGTGCTCACCACCCACGGGGTGCCGCATGAGCGCACCGGCCTCGCGGGCGGGGTGCTGAACACCGCGATGGAGCTCGGCCCGACCGTGGTCTTCGCCATCGTGCTCACCTTCGGCAGCGATGCCGTCTCCCTCGCCGCGACGGGGGCCGCGCTCGCCGTCGTCGCCGCCCTGAACCTCCACGTCCAGCGGAGCCGTCCGTCCCGCCCATCACGTCCCTCCTCTCTTACTCAAGGAGCCACGCAGTGA
- a CDS encoding SDR family NAD(P)-dependent oxidoreductase, translated as MNRFTGKTALVTGAGTGLGRAIALAFAAEGASVVAAGRTESTLAETVRLVEAAHGRATAVTADVTDSGQLRELVHNAVARFGGLDIAVNNAGILRGKGPVGEVSEEDWEAVLRTNVTGVWLAMKHQIAHMKEHGGGAIVNVSSNLGAHLRVSGLGTYSTSKAAVATLTRIAALDHIHQGVRINAVSPGASDGPMSLLPGETEADRAERAKSETPLGRVAEADEIAAAVLYLASPAAGAVVGTDLVVDSGSSA; from the coding sequence GTGAACCGCTTCACCGGAAAGACCGCCCTCGTCACCGGAGCGGGCACCGGTCTCGGCCGTGCCATCGCGCTCGCCTTCGCCGCGGAAGGCGCCTCCGTGGTGGCCGCGGGCCGCACCGAATCCACCCTGGCCGAGACGGTCCGCCTCGTCGAGGCCGCCCATGGCCGGGCCACCGCCGTGACCGCCGATGTGACCGACTCCGGGCAGCTTCGGGAGCTGGTGCACAACGCCGTCGCCCGCTTCGGCGGACTGGACATCGCCGTCAACAACGCCGGGATACTGCGCGGCAAGGGGCCCGTCGGCGAGGTCAGCGAGGAGGACTGGGAGGCGGTGCTGCGCACCAATGTCACCGGTGTCTGGCTGGCCATGAAGCACCAGATCGCGCACATGAAGGAGCACGGCGGCGGGGCCATCGTCAATGTCTCCTCCAACCTCGGCGCCCATCTGCGGGTATCGGGCCTCGGCACCTACAGCACCTCCAAGGCGGCGGTCGCCACGCTGACCCGGATCGCCGCGCTCGACCACATCCATCAGGGCGTCCGGATCAACGCGGTCAGCCCCGGCGCCTCCGACGGCCCCATGTCACTGCTGCCGGGTGAGACCGAGGCCGACCGCGCCGAGCGGGCGAAGAGCGAGACTCCGCTGGGCCGGGTCGCGGAGGCGGACGAGATCGCGGCGGCCGTGCTCTACCTCGCCTCACCGGCGGCGGGCGCCGTGGTCGGCACGGACCTCGTGGTGGACAGCGGCTCGTCGGCCTGA
- a CDS encoding serine hydrolase domain-containing protein: MNAPTKRPRLRLVTAAAVTAALLGGAAAVPAAATSSATGSANSANSATSADSTRQRLTEAELRRAVARTLEEAGFIGITVEVRDGHRRIHARAGEAERDTGRPMPYGAHYRAASVTKSFVATVVLQLVAEGRLSLSDPVDKWLPGVVSGNGNDGRRITVRNLLQHTSGIHNYAYSDDTGDSAADFERTRFDHVSPERVVAGAMKHRPDFPPAPADDPEPDWNYSNPGYVLAGMIVQKVTGHAWPEEVRDRIIRPLGLTGTYEPGDEPRIKAPYAHTYQRFPGSDGWTDTTLRNVSWGGAAGSLISTDRDLDRFYTALLSGRLLPPAQLAEMRRTVPVGPDFEVAFPHAQYGFGMIRQPLSCGGYRWGHGGDLEGATVRTGFAEGGRRSVTISSSGKTADDEQLLRAERAMQGLIDRALCEGIGGRKL, translated from the coding sequence ATGAACGCACCCACGAAGCGCCCTCGCTTACGCCTCGTCACGGCCGCCGCCGTCACCGCCGCCCTGCTCGGCGGTGCGGCCGCGGTCCCGGCCGCCGCCACCTCGTCCGCCACCGGCTCCGCCAACTCCGCCAACTCCGCCACCTCCGCCGACTCCACCCGACAGCGGCTCACCGAGGCCGAGTTGCGGCGCGCGGTGGCCCGGACGCTGGAGGAGGCCGGATTCATCGGCATCACCGTGGAGGTGCGCGACGGCCACCGCCGGATCCACGCCCGCGCGGGCGAGGCGGAGCGCGACACCGGCCGCCCCATGCCGTACGGGGCGCACTACCGGGCCGCGAGCGTCACCAAGTCCTTCGTGGCCACCGTCGTCCTCCAACTCGTCGCCGAGGGGCGGCTCTCGCTGAGCGACCCGGTGGACAAGTGGCTGCCGGGCGTGGTGAGCGGCAATGGCAACGACGGCCGCCGGATCACCGTCAGGAATCTGCTCCAGCACACCAGCGGCATCCACAACTACGCCTACAGCGACGACACCGGCGACTCGGCGGCGGACTTCGAGCGGACCCGGTTCGACCATGTCTCCCCCGAGCGGGTGGTCGCCGGGGCGATGAAGCACCGGCCCGACTTCCCGCCCGCCCCGGCCGACGACCCCGAGCCCGACTGGAACTACTCCAACCCCGGCTATGTCCTCGCCGGAATGATCGTCCAGAAGGTCACCGGACACGCGTGGCCGGAGGAGGTCCGCGACCGCATCATCCGCCCGCTGGGCCTGACCGGCACCTATGAGCCCGGGGACGAACCACGGATCAAGGCCCCGTACGCCCATACGTATCAGCGCTTCCCCGGCTCCGACGGCTGGACGGACACCACACTGCGGAACGTCTCCTGGGGCGGTGCGGCCGGTTCCCTCATCAGCACCGACCGCGATCTGGACCGGTTCTACACCGCCCTGCTGAGCGGCCGTCTGCTGCCCCCGGCGCAGCTGGCCGAGATGCGCCGGACCGTCCCCGTCGGGCCGGACTTCGAGGTGGCCTTCCCGCACGCCCAGTACGGGTTCGGGATGATACGCCAGCCGCTCAGCTGCGGCGGCTACCGCTGGGGCCACGGCGGCGACCTCGAAGGGGCCACGGTGCGCACCGGCTTCGCCGAGGGCGGGCGGCGCTCGGTGACCATCAGCTCCAGTGGCAAGACCGCCGATGACGAGCAGCTGCTCCGGGCCGAGAGGGCCATGCAGGGCCTCATCGACCGCGCTCTGTGCGAGGGGATCGGAGGCCGTAAGCTTTGA
- a CDS encoding MerR family transcriptional regulator, giving the protein MRIGELSRRTGVSERLLRYYEQQGLLRPERLPSGYRAYRASDVAVVRRIRALLAAGLSTATISQVLPCLRDDGEHLVPTCPDLLGELRAERDRMTSAIEELELSRSLLDRVITAGQTAMG; this is encoded by the coding sequence ATGCGGATCGGCGAGCTGTCCCGCCGCACCGGGGTGAGCGAACGGCTGCTGCGCTACTACGAACAGCAGGGCCTCCTCCGGCCCGAGCGGCTGCCCAGCGGCTATCGCGCGTACCGCGCGTCCGATGTGGCGGTGGTGCGGCGCATCCGCGCACTGCTGGCGGCCGGGCTGTCGACGGCGACCATCTCCCAGGTCCTGCCCTGTCTCCGCGACGACGGTGAGCACCTCGTGCCCACCTGCCCGGATCTGCTGGGCGAACTGCGCGCCGAGCGGGACCGGATGACCTCCGCCATCGAGGAGCTCGAGCTGTCCCGGTCGCTGCTGGACCGGGTCATCACGGCGGGTCAGACGGCCATGGGCTGA
- a CDS encoding sialidase family protein, translating to MASVLRTRPRTRPPRSRTRPWRRRASVLLTAAALALIPLPVRAADTDSSASAARADSGFEQQVLFKSAQEQGYSCFRIPAVVKAKDGTLLAFAEGRIDNCGDAGDIDLVLKRSTDGGRTWGPLQVVNDGAGDTHGNPAPIVDQRTGRIVLASTYNTGRDDAQSCDIPCDRSPHLQYSDDNGATWSAPRDLSSSLMPAQWNSWYATGPVHGIQLQRGHHKGRLVFTLNTETFSGGRITDNHAALAYSDDGGDRWRIGAVDSYPLAEDGTFRQKPSEMTLVERADGSIYVNGREQDGTDLGHRDYAISRDGGQSFTAPFRTIPDLPTPQVQGSVLRLRDPARDGYSRLLFAAPADPDRRRTMMVRSSWDEARTWDGVDRGKVVTTDWSGYSDMVAISRDTVGLLYEGGAVDARDEIRFARFTEDWLGSRRPPSPTTDDRAPGARSATVLGGAAGRDDGRFGDALSFDGTDDAVRVPYRNALPLGTRDFTVSLWFRYSAASGQHPFLWMGGIGNKQPQVWLRGEPGSNRIRALMTTVNGFATFTSASVSTDAAYNDGQWHHLALVRGGGRLSLTVDGGTAVTAPDAPGTVSRTAPFGLHLGQAVDSRSYMTGDLDEFRLYARALSDTELRRVREFNAPLDGPHSGALVRLPLDRVRSSDN from the coding sequence ATGGCGTCAGTTCTCCGCACACGTCCCCGCACCAGACCACCCCGCTCCCGCACCAGACCGTGGCGGCGCCGCGCCTCCGTGCTCCTCACCGCCGCGGCGCTGGCCCTGATCCCGCTTCCGGTACGGGCCGCGGACACGGATTCCTCCGCGTCCGCGGCCCGCGCCGACTCCGGCTTCGAACAACAGGTCCTCTTCAAATCCGCCCAGGAACAGGGCTACTCCTGCTTCCGGATCCCGGCGGTCGTCAAGGCCAAGGACGGCACCCTGCTCGCCTTCGCCGAGGGCCGGATCGACAACTGCGGCGACGCCGGGGACATCGATCTGGTCCTCAAGCGCTCCACCGACGGCGGCCGCACCTGGGGCCCGCTCCAGGTGGTCAATGACGGCGCCGGTGACACCCACGGCAACCCCGCGCCCATCGTGGACCAGCGCACCGGCCGCATCGTCCTCGCCAGCACCTACAACACCGGCCGCGACGACGCACAGAGCTGCGACATCCCCTGTGACCGCTCCCCGCACCTCCAGTACAGCGACGACAACGGCGCCACCTGGTCGGCCCCGCGCGATCTGAGCTCCTCGCTGATGCCGGCCCAGTGGAACTCCTGGTACGCCACCGGCCCCGTCCACGGCATCCAGCTCCAGCGCGGACACCACAAGGGCCGGCTGGTCTTCACCCTCAACACCGAGACCTTCAGCGGCGGCCGCATCACCGACAACCACGCCGCGCTCGCCTACAGCGACGACGGCGGCGACCGCTGGCGCATCGGCGCGGTGGACAGCTACCCGCTCGCCGAGGACGGCACCTTCCGCCAGAAACCGTCCGAGATGACTCTGGTGGAGCGAGCCGACGGCTCGATCTACGTCAACGGCCGGGAGCAGGACGGCACCGATCTCGGCCACCGCGACTACGCCATCAGCCGGGACGGCGGCCAGAGCTTCACCGCGCCCTTCCGCACCATCCCCGATCTGCCCACCCCCCAGGTGCAGGGCTCGGTCCTGCGGCTGCGCGACCCGGCCCGCGACGGCTACAGCCGACTGCTCTTCGCCGCCCCCGCCGACCCCGACCGCCGCCGCACCATGATGGTCCGCTCCTCCTGGGACGAGGCCCGCACCTGGGACGGCGTGGACCGCGGCAAGGTCGTCACCACCGACTGGTCCGGCTACTCCGACATGGTCGCGATCTCCCGGGACACGGTGGGGCTGTTGTACGAGGGCGGTGCGGTGGACGCCCGTGACGAGATCCGCTTCGCCCGCTTCACCGAGGACTGGCTGGGTTCCCGCCGGCCGCCCTCCCCCACCACCGACGACCGTGCGCCCGGCGCCCGGTCCGCGACCGTGCTCGGCGGCGCGGCGGGGCGCGACGACGGCCGCTTCGGCGACGCGCTGTCCTTCGACGGCACGGACGACGCCGTACGGGTCCCGTACCGGAACGCTCTGCCGCTGGGCACTCGCGACTTCACCGTGAGCCTGTGGTTCCGCTACTCGGCCGCCTCCGGGCAGCATCCGTTCCTGTGGATGGGCGGCATCGGCAACAAACAGCCGCAGGTCTGGCTGCGGGGTGAACCCGGGAGCAACCGGATCCGGGCGCTGATGACCACGGTCAACGGCTTCGCCACCTTCACCAGCGCCTCGGTGTCCACCGACGCCGCGTACAACGACGGGCAGTGGCACCACCTCGCCCTGGTCCGCGGCGGCGGACGGCTCTCCCTCACCGTGGACGGCGGCACCGCGGTCACCGCTCCCGACGCCCCGGGCACGGTGAGCCGCACCGCGCCCTTCGGCCTCCATCTCGGCCAGGCCGTGGACAGCCGCTCCTATATGACGGGCGATCTCGATGAGTTCCGGCTGTACGCCCGTGCGCTGTCCGACACCGAACTGCGCCGTGTCCGCGAGTTCAACGCGCCGCTCGACGGCCCCCACTCCGGCGCCCTGGTCCGCCTCCCCCTCGACCGCGTGCGGTCATCCGACAACTAG
- a CDS encoding VOC family protein yields MTTLTIQLTIDCAEPGRMVAFWSEALGYVPEPPPGGQATWREYWVDMGVPAEELPPGAGETPESIVDPEGQGPRVWFQQVPESKVTKNRLHLDLKVGGGRDVPLAVRTERVTATVDRLKEAGATVLRIMDEPEMEYYAVVLQDPEGNEFCVA; encoded by the coding sequence ATGACGACGCTCACGATTCAGCTGACCATCGACTGTGCCGAGCCAGGCCGGATGGTGGCCTTCTGGTCCGAGGCCCTGGGCTATGTGCCCGAGCCCCCGCCGGGCGGCCAGGCCACCTGGCGGGAGTACTGGGTGGACATGGGGGTGCCCGCGGAGGAGCTGCCCCCCGGGGCCGGGGAGACCCCGGAGTCCATCGTGGATCCGGAGGGGCAGGGTCCGAGGGTGTGGTTCCAGCAGGTTCCGGAGTCCAAGGTCACCAAGAACCGGCTGCATCTCGATCTGAAGGTGGGCGGCGGGCGGGATGTGCCCCTCGCGGTCCGCACCGAGCGCGTCACCGCGACCGTGGACCGGCTGAAGGAGGCCGGAGCCACGGTTCTGCGGATCATGGACGAGCCGGAGATGGAGTACTACGCGGTGGTGCTCCAGGACCCGGAGGGCAATGAGTTCTGTGTCGCCTAG
- a CDS encoding class I SAM-dependent DNA methyltransferase produces MTEADFLDSTRASYDAMALDYDERFRDELAAQTLERAVFAGFAELVRDAGGGPVADVGSGPGRVTAHLHGLGLSVYGIDLSPRMVELARREHPGLRFEEGSMLALDIPDGTLAAVVAWYSTIHIPQERLPDVFAEFHRVLAPGGYALVGFQVGDEQRVYTEAFGHEVSLTFRRWQPDRIAELLAGAGLPVRARTFREPERWEPTPQASLIARKPLPPADDQPAGNQPAGNPAVGNPGAAS; encoded by the coding sequence GTGACCGAAGCCGACTTCCTCGACTCCACTCGGGCGTCCTACGACGCCATGGCCCTCGACTACGACGAGCGTTTCCGCGATGAACTGGCGGCCCAGACGCTGGAACGGGCGGTGTTCGCCGGGTTCGCCGAGCTGGTACGGGATGCCGGGGGCGGACCGGTGGCCGATGTGGGCAGCGGACCGGGCCGGGTGACCGCGCATCTCCACGGTCTGGGGCTGTCCGTGTACGGGATAGACCTGTCGCCGCGGATGGTGGAGCTGGCCCGGCGGGAGCATCCCGGGCTGCGGTTCGAGGAGGGGTCGATGCTGGCCCTGGACATACCGGACGGCACCCTCGCCGCCGTGGTGGCGTGGTACTCCACGATCCACATTCCGCAGGAGCGGCTGCCGGATGTGTTCGCCGAGTTCCACCGGGTGCTGGCGCCGGGTGGATACGCGCTGGTGGGCTTCCAGGTGGGTGATGAGCAACGGGTCTATACGGAGGCGTTCGGCCATGAGGTGTCGCTGACCTTCCGCCGCTGGCAGCCGGACCGGATCGCCGAGTTGCTGGCCGGAGCCGGACTGCCCGTACGCGCCCGGACCTTCCGGGAACCGGAGCGCTGGGAGCCCACCCCGCAGGCGTCCCTCATCGCCCGCAAGCCGCTGCCGCCTGCCGACGACCAGCCCGCGGGGAATCAGCCCGCCGGGAACCCGGCCGTCGGGAACCCGGGCGCCGCAAGCTGA
- a CDS encoding bile acid:sodium symporter family protein codes for MPHRPHVRKIALPALPSWLPLDGFILGLIGTVALAVLLPVSGRAATVTDGATTVAVAFLFFLYGARLSTREALDGVRHWRLHLTVLVCTFVIFPALGLAARGLVPYVLTHPLYTGLLFLCLVPSTVQSSIAFTSIARGNVAAAICAGSFSSLLGVVVTPVLVALLLGGSGSGGGFSADSMIKIGLQLLAPFLAGQLLRRWIGGFISRHRAVLRLVDRGSVLLVVYAAFSEGMVRGIWHQVTPARLAILLGVEAVLLTVMLTLTSYGSRKLGFVREDRITIVFAGSKKSLAAGLPMASVLFGAQASLAVLPLMLFHQMQLMVCAVLARRFAARAPEAAVTGAETRSVGRAEADSADDAALTRV; via the coding sequence ATGCCGCACCGCCCGCACGTCCGCAAGATCGCACTTCCCGCCCTGCCCTCCTGGCTCCCCCTGGACGGTTTCATCCTCGGACTCATCGGCACCGTGGCGCTCGCCGTGCTGCTCCCGGTCAGCGGCCGGGCCGCCACCGTCACCGACGGGGCCACGACGGTCGCGGTCGCCTTCCTCTTCTTCCTCTACGGCGCCCGGCTCTCCACCCGTGAGGCGCTGGACGGAGTGCGCCACTGGCGGCTCCATCTGACCGTGCTGGTGTGCACCTTCGTGATCTTCCCGGCCCTCGGCCTGGCCGCGCGCGGGCTGGTGCCGTACGTGCTGACGCATCCCCTCTACACCGGGCTGCTCTTCCTGTGCCTGGTGCCCTCCACGGTCCAGTCCTCCATCGCCTTCACCTCGATCGCCCGGGGCAATGTGGCCGCCGCGATCTGCGCGGGCTCCTTCTCCAGCCTGCTCGGCGTGGTGGTCACCCCGGTGCTGGTCGCGCTGTTGCTGGGCGGCAGCGGCAGCGGAGGCGGCTTCTCGGCCGACTCGATGATCAAGATCGGCCTTCAGTTGCTGGCCCCCTTCCTCGCCGGGCAGCTGCTGCGCCGCTGGATCGGCGGCTTCATCTCGCGCCACCGGGCGGTGCTGCGGCTGGTCGACCGGGGCTCGGTGCTGCTCGTGGTCTATGCGGCGTTCAGCGAGGGCATGGTCCGGGGCATCTGGCACCAGGTGACCCCGGCGCGGCTGGCGATCCTGCTCGGCGTCGAGGCGGTCCTGCTCACGGTGATGCTCACGCTCACCTCGTACGGCTCGCGGAAGCTGGGCTTCGTCCGCGAGGACCGGATCACGATCGTGTTCGCGGGGTCGAAGAAGAGCCTGGCCGCCGGGCTGCCGATGGCGAGCGTGCTCTTCGGCGCCCAGGCGAGCCTGGCTGTGCTGCCGTTGATGCTCTTCCACCAGATGCAACTGATGGTCTGCGCGGTGCTGGCCCGCCGCTTCGCGGCGCGGGCGCCGGAGGCGGCGGTGACGGGAGCCGAGACCCGGTCCGTGGGCCGGGCCGAGGCGGACAGCGCGGACGACGCCGCGCTGACCCGCGTCTGA
- a CDS encoding LysR substrate-binding domain-containing protein, protein MYDPAQLRTFLAVSQTLSFTQAADRLGVRQSTVSQQVRKLEAAVGRQLFSRDTHGVELTEDGEAMLGFARSILEANERAASWFRGTRLRGRLRFGASEDFVVTRLPEILEGFRRDHPEVDLELTVELSGTLHERLEAGRLDLVLAKRSEDRPGGQLVWRDRLVWIGAERLRLDPDRPLPLIVFPPPGLTRARALDVLERHGRSWRIVCTSGSLNGLVAAARAGLGVMAHTHGLIPPGLAPVPERAGLPDLGPVDFVLLYGKHRQEGASHAAAERLAAAILAGPVPRSERFRAEDRYI, encoded by the coding sequence ATGTACGACCCCGCCCAGCTCAGGACGTTTCTCGCGGTGTCCCAGACCCTCAGCTTCACCCAGGCCGCCGACCGCCTCGGGGTGCGCCAGTCCACCGTGAGCCAGCAGGTGCGCAAGCTGGAGGCGGCCGTGGGGCGGCAGCTGTTCTCCCGTGACACCCACGGGGTGGAGCTGACCGAGGACGGCGAGGCGATGCTGGGGTTCGCCCGCTCCATCCTGGAGGCGAACGAGCGGGCGGCGAGCTGGTTCCGGGGGACCCGGCTGCGCGGCCGGCTGCGCTTCGGCGCCTCGGAGGACTTCGTGGTGACGCGGCTGCCGGAGATCCTGGAGGGGTTCCGCCGCGATCATCCCGAGGTGGATCTGGAGCTCACCGTCGAGCTGTCGGGCACGCTGCACGAGCGGCTGGAGGCGGGCAGGCTGGATCTGGTGCTGGCCAAGCGGTCCGAGGACCGACCGGGCGGGCAGTTGGTGTGGCGGGACCGGCTGGTGTGGATCGGCGCCGAGCGGCTGCGGCTGGATCCGGACCGTCCGCTCCCCCTGATCGTCTTCCCGCCGCCGGGGCTGACCCGGGCCCGCGCGCTGGATGTGCTGGAGCGACACGGCAGGTCATGGCGGATCGTGTGCACCAGTGGCAGTCTCAACGGCCTGGTCGCGGCGGCCCGCGCCGGGCTCGGGGTGATGGCCCACACCCATGGCCTGATCCCGCCGGGCCTGGCGCCGGTCCCCGAACGGGCGGGGCTGCCGGACCTCGGCCCGGTGGATTTCGTACTGTTGTACGGAAAGCATCGGCAGGAGGGCGCCTCGCACGCCGCCGCGGAGCGACTCGCCGCCGCGATCCTGGCGGGGCCTGTGCCACGATCGGAGAGATTTCGTGCAGAAGACCGTTACATATAA